The nucleotide window CGGGCGTGATGAAGCAGTTTGATGAGCTCATGCAACATTATTCCAATGGAGGGAATTCCCATGCCATGCTGGAACACGTGGAACCAAACTGTTAGACAGTCAGACTAACactaaatttatttagcagacgcttttatccaaatcatgacttccaacgaactcaatgtagcgttatcagcccacacaccttattcactgtggtgacttgcactgctagatacactacttacaaggggtcactcatccatacaacaggggaacacactctctctctctgtcactcacacactatgggtgaacctcaacagcatgcctttggactgtgggaggaaaccagagcacccagatgaaacccacagggagaacatacaaactccacacagacttagcagggattgaacccacattctcacacaccacccaggtgctgtaaggcagcagcgctacttgctgtgccatcaaTTTTGGGGAACAAGTTACAGGTATGAGGAAAAGCGATTTTGAACAATCTCTGAGCCAAAGAAATACCACACCTGACTAAATTTAGGTTTCATGTGAATATTATGAGGGACATGAGACTTTGCATTGGACTGGCCACTCTGTGCAGCATTTTACTGGACTGAACAGATCCATGTTCGACCTGCAGCGGGTGGAAATTTACAAAATGACCAAAATTATGAAAGTGCTGCGATATGAGTATAATTCAAATTGCAGTGTTTGAATCCTTCAACAAATGTCACGTGACAGTCGTGTAAATGAGCACTTACGCTGATAGACAACACGGGCCCCGCTTTGTACATGCTGTAGCGGTCCGTCCCAGCACAGATGTCAGGGAAATCGGCGTTGGGGTCTGAGAGCCTCAGTTCGCCAGCTATGTACTGAATAAAAGACCTCATTCTCCACGGACTGCCCCCAATGCACACAAACTGGGATGGAGAACATGGAAGAATAACGAGAAGGGATCGCTTAACTGTTGATCGCACGCCTCtcttcttccacacacacacaaatatacaattAGCAATAGATTCCGGAAGCAAAACAGCACATACCAATGGAAGGAAATAAGtatcttttaaaatatgatttttcatGAAGCAGactgaattacagtaaaactATTTCATATTGTCCTTCCACATTACATCCATTTCCCATAAATTATTTCATAGATTTTTCTACTCATcagcaaatattaaaaagttttgAACTATTGCATAAgcctctttaaaaataatttcccatTCTATATTAAGAAACAGCCCAAAAATCCTTTAAGAACTCCAGGCATTTATAGTGTTAAAGGAAGTTTCTTTAAATTCGAACATTTTAGCTcgtacttttctctaaagtgacttacaacttcAGGTTTGTACgctaagttacttacactgattaacacacatacagagatGGTTCATTTTTATCATCGCATTTTAGGGTGAATAcattcctcaagggtacaacagcaggaggtggtacTCGGTCTTGAGTGAAgcgcagcagctctaactcaTACTATACTGTGGAGCTCATTTTAATTGATGGATCAATACAACCCCCTTTTCACCAATTTGGATACGATGCTCTGTACTGTACCGACACTGAGCTAAATTTGGAAGTCGGTGTGTGGAATGTGATGCCGCCTCTAGAAACAACTTCCAACAATGtccagtttgtgtgtttatgcaaaaCATGGTAAACGGGTCAGAGCAAACCACCACAATTTGGGTGATCATGTTGGAATCCCGAGGCTTCCTGGGTAATAAGAGCAGGGAACACTTACTTTAACATCGCCAAACATTGCTGGTAAGTCGTGAGTAGCTGTTCCGAGATTGAAATGGTAGAGTATATCCTCCTTCATTGAGTCCAAGTGTGGATTGATTATGTAAGAGGACTGTGGACTACAGAGGAGAAACTAAATGAATTTACACCATTGACTGAATTCACACCGTTTCTTCACTCACAATATTTAAAGTGCTTTACTCTCCACTTTAGGGTTTTGTTATTACACTGTTTCTGAATGCTTAGCTAACAATTTCATAATGATCCATGTAATCAGCAAAGTCCAACAAAAGTTGAATTCCATTACAGTCCACACTATTCATGACATATACTCAGATGTTACAGTGACGCACAAACTCCCAAAAAATCACACTGTTGGTGGGGTCTTTACTGTTGCATACAATTCCTGGTAGTGTCAATGACTCATATTTCCTTCAGCTTACTTGTAAACTGCTGCCACTCTTTTCATGATAACGAGGaggtgaaaaaaaattcatattcatGTACATCGAGAACATATGAACATCTCACtcttgtgaattttttttttaatactaattACAGTAACAGCACccatacatttattatatttgacTTCCTGGAGTGCAACTCGGAACATGTACCTTTTAGTTGAGGCAGTTTCATGCACAGGACCGCATATTTGTGCCAACAGatccaaaaacacacttttacacTGCCTGGCATGCACCTGCTGACAGTATCAGGACTTTTAAGATTGTTTCTCGAACCACTTATTATTTTCTTGGCTACTACTTGTGGCAAGAAAGTTATCTTCACAgtgaatttacattaattaatttagccgatgcttctctccaaagcaactcacagttatttacccatttatacagctgggtcatttttactggagggttttagggttagtaccttgctcaagagtaagacagcaggaggtaggattcaaacctatgaccttggGTCCAAAGTAAACAGCTTTAGCCATCACACTACCAATCTCcccaaaacaaaagcacaatcTGGCAGATTTTGATGATGATGGCCAACAATCAAACTGTAAGAAGCTGACGCAATGAATTTATCGTAGTTACGCCAGTTTCGTAACAGTAAGtaaaaactgttattttcactcCTTACCCTTTGCCTGCACGCTTTTCTTCATTAAATCCTGCAGCCATGTTTCTGAAAAGACACGGTAACAAACATCACCACTGGTTTCGACCCCCATTTTCATTTCGCTACAGTATGTACTCAACCATGCGGAGAGTTCCGGAGAAGAGGCCTCCTAGGAAGACCAGCGCACCATTTGTCGTCGAATGCGTTGCTTGCTGGCGTGTCCGTGCCTTTCACCACATGTGGAAATTTCGACAGTCAGAACAAGTGGTCCTTGACTTCCCTGTCAATGATTACTGCAAACTTCCTGGAGCTCCAAAACACACTGGGCTCCTCCACTTACACACCCACCTTGGTCAGTTCCCAACTCCTCCTCTTTTTGTTATTCCCAACCCACCTTTATTCTGTAACAGCCATCAAATAAATCGCAATATGATATTACAAATAACAATACTCTCAGTAATATAgggtcattttaaaacatttaaagaatatttaaagAATACAGAGGTGACTTACTTTATGCTAATGTTAGGGTCTGTAAAATTCCCTCCCCCCCAATGagggttttaaaaaattctctCTACAGCAGTGCAATCCCTGCTGTTCACTCAATGTCCCAGGTCCCTTATTGCTCCTTCCAGCTTTATTATATCCACTTGTTCTCCACGGCAGCTGGACGCCTTTTCACGCGCAAAGCGCCAGCTTCTCTTACTTTCCCGCCACTTTCTGACCActttggtttccatggaaacgacGCGCTTCCCGTTCGGTCGCGTTTCGTCCACTGGAAACAGGTATTAGAAAACGAAAAGCTTCAGGAAAATGCGTAATTTCACGAGGGTGTTTTTACATGCgtgttattttattcattttgcagacgtttctctccaaagcgactttatGATATACTCTAGTCACTACTTTTcagccccacacaccttattcactaaggtgactcagtggaacacactctctctgtcactcactagGAGAACCTccacagcatgtcttcggactgtgagaggaaacccccGCAGACCTAGGGAGAATATGACTctacacagagactgagcggggatcgaacctatgacctctcgcaccaccccggAGCTATGAGCaagtagcgctactcgctgtgccacggTCTGTTAAACTTGATAAAAACAGGTTAAGTAGCTCCGTAGTTCGCCGACTTTAAGCATTAAAAAACAGACTGGAAAATAATTGGAGATGTACAATAAAATCATAACACAGCTGACGTAAATACTATATATAATCCATCTTGTAAATGGAAGTGGAGCCGgtgtaaatactgtggaagaCGGCACGTTTTCACCATTCCAGTAATAATGTAGCCGTGTGGTGGTGTTTGGTGGGAAAAGAGTGCCGCTTTTTTGCAgggtaaatgaaaatgtacagtacgGCTACGTGCAAACAGAGCGATCCATATGATATTTGCACAGCGACTGCTGTAAATATGATATTTGGCCGTACAGCTCATTcaggacatgatgatgattagAGCCGCAGGCGGCCGAGGGGAACAGACTCACCTGTTCGGTTCACTGGTGAACGGTGCCACTAGACTAGTGCAGTTGGCTGGCTCTGTGAACCCGGCGAGCGAGTAAATCATGGATGCGCACTCGAGGTTCGTCTCTTCGGCAAGAAGAGACGCTCAGATCGGCTCTGCGAGCCACTTCGcgaagccaaaaaaaaagtcgCACCTCACCGCTCGCGGACTAATGAAAACTGCGAGTCAATAGTACGTctatgtattgtgtgtgtgtgtgtgtgtgtgtatgtatatatatatggaggAGCACGTGTCCCTGTGGGAAGACCCCCAGCCAGTTACTGGGGGCTGCGGCTTCTGCTCCTTCTCTAAGGTCATATCACAGCTGGGATCTCCGGCTTCAACATCCGGTCCGAAATGCTCTCCTCGACCGGAGTCACGTAGGATGCTGTTCTGAGGTCTAGGCCGCGGAAACTAAAGCACGATCCGGCAAAGTGAGTGGTACTGCTCGGTTCTGGCACTAGACTAGTACTTTAGATACCTtcaaacaaacagcacatttgaACCTTACAAAAGGTAGCAGATAAATCACAGTTCAGTTGTCGGACACTCATTCAGAGCGTGTATAACACGTGGTTCGACGTTCAGCTCTTATGTAATTAACGTTCATATAAATGTGTGGTATAGTGGACGTATAGCATGTTTactatagtgtgtgtatataatacacacacacacacacacacacagtataaagTGACGTAAATACAACAGATCTTCCCGTGGAGCGCAGTGAGAGAAACTCCGTGACGTCACCACGCACCGTACGTTCAGTGGACGTCCACACTACTGACACTGATATTGACAATATTCCATAGGTTTTGATGGGAATTGACACGCACTGCAAGCTTTATAGGGAAATAATGCAAAGAGAGCAGCAGGCATTTCTGCAAGTGTTCTGTCACCTAAATGGCTGATATGGCCTGTAATAATACTGAGGAATTGAAGTATTACCACAATCATTTCAATATAACAAGATACGcttaaatggaagaaaacaTATCCGCTGTAGTCTTGCTTAAATATATCTGCAAGACAATCCCATGTATACGCGAACAGAAAATGAGATGAAATTAAGCAGAAAACTTAATAAAATGGTCAAGGTATTTCACAGTATCTTTTGGGAtttcatttagcttacactttcCTTCGGATTCAGTACAATTTGTATCCACCATCCATCTCTCTTTATATCACTAAGTTGGTAAAATGCTGTGAATTACAAGTCAAAAGTAGACATACTTGTGAGTTAGTAACAGTTCATTTGtggggaaaacatttttttactatttaatgTGTACACTTAGGGTTTAACCTTTGACCTGGTAAAATAAAGGGCAGGAAGAACTGGAATTagaaaagattttaattttttttttttttttttatttctaggaAGACACAGCCACAAAAGGGTATTTGTTCCCATGAATGAGAACCGTAAGAGTACAAATCAAAAggataagaaaaacaaaacacacagcatagTGAATGAGCCAAAAAGAAGACGGAAACACTATATACTCATCATACAGGTTGACTGCTCGATGACTATCAGAACTCCTCTCCTTTTTTGCCCCCACTGAAGTGGTCACCCTCTTCTCTCCTTGCACGCACTATGGAGcaagttaaatattaataaccaCAGGGCTTTCTGTCTGAAGAGCTTACCTCAtgtatattttccaaaattacaGAACCAAAAATTAGTTTTACCAATTTCGTACATGGATAGTGCAATTTATTACTTCCAGTTCTTTTCTTAGGAAATATTACTTCCCAACAACTTATTGCACATGTCCCAAGAAGGGTCGCTGCAAGCCAAAGCCCATCCTggagacattgggcgcaaggctgaaaaTACAGCttccagaaaaattattttacattacatatcATGTGTTTGCTGAAAAGATTTTTGCAGTTCACACCCAATTGAAGGAGCCTCCATTATACTATGTTTTCTTGACGACCTCCTTTGATACTGACATACTGATGCAATCAGCTATGGTTTTACTATGCTATCCATAGTCAACATAATTTTGACTAAGTCAGCATTACATTCTCCACAGTGATACAGAGAGTGCAAACTGTTGGATCAATGGTGAAGAAAAGTTAAAGATCATGTCATAgtgcatttatgcaaaaataatacttaaatTGCAATGCAATTGCCTATGTTTTTAAAGATCAGGTTTTTAGCTATTGCCCTAATGAAAACTTAGAAAGGACTTTCACAGTACAAAACTGCACACCGATGTGATATACTGTAATTCTTTTGTGCAAAAGGCAAACAAGGAATTTCTTGTCCTCAGGCTCAATAATGTTTAGATTATATCTGCATTacttacataaattaataattttaaataatttttcactcaATAGTATTGAAGGAAGAGATATtagttgtgtatatatattgcAAATGAGATCCAGGTAAAAGGTTTAGCAGAAACGGTGTTCCTCAGTTCAAAACTCTTCATGCGGATGGATCACAGAAAGATGTTTCTACAAACAAAGCAGAGACATACTGTCAGTATGTGGCACTGAATGCCAACTTAAATTTagccaaaaatgaaaatattaaatacagacCAACTGTAACATAGATATGCAAAAATCACAAGAAGTCATTTCATGATGCCCATTTTCTACCCATTACTGCAGTCTATAATTTGGTACAGTgacctctctctcagaactgctgaattcctttcAACACTCAAGCAGGGTCTCAAAACCTATttcttccagacccacttctctcctaatCACAGTTACACAAATTTGTATCACACATCTACCACAACCATGCGTGTATTCTGTATCAGATTCAACTCTACCATGTAAGCAAAGCAAAAATTTTAATACCAGGCAAACTAGCTGTGCTTCAACAATTACATTTCTATATAAAGTTCTGCACCTGTTGTGAAATCTATTTTTGTCTACTCTAAATCACTTTGAAGAgatatgtttaaatgtaaatttgcctGTTCTAtaagggtaaaaaataaaagcatagtATTAGTGGTGCACAAGCGGTCTAATGTGGTGCAAGAGGAGGCAGACGGGAACATCCAGATACTCTGGTAGACCATAAATCTGTTACTAGTTGTCTATTTAATCTTTTCCCCCATACAGTAGAGACCGAGAAGAAGCCTGACAACACATACAGCCAGACTCCTGACCCCACACATCCTGAAACACCTGCACCCTCAAATGCTTCACAGAGTGTGTTTAAGTATGCCACTGTCAAAAAACAGTTTCACCAGCCTGAGTATCTTACCTCGTCCTGTCCACCAACTATATTAAGACAGCAGTTATATTATTACCCTGCTGAACTGCAAGAAATAAGGTGTCATAACACTTAAACTACACATCATTCACAGACAACAGTATGATGCATTTATTGTGCATTTACCTGTCACAACCAGAACTCCTATAACAAAGACAACCTTTAGAATATTCAGTTGTAGAACACCAACATGCAAATGTTAATTTCCAAGggcaataaatacatattactgcacaaaaaaaataaaattgtaatcaTGATTCTGTTGCTGAGCAGATTTGTACTTGGACAATATGGTTGTCTTGTAACAATTTATCAAATTTACACATTCAAAATACACTACTACATGTTCCATTTTCCTCATACTCACATGTAACAATCTGTGGGAACTGGGGATGTGTTAGAAAAACAGTACTGGCATATCAGGGTCCCTCTGTAAGGGAAACACATTAATTGCACCAAAGGAAACGGATGAGATAAAACTTTTTTCCGCCAAATTTCTTCAAGGTTACATCATTAGCATTTAGAAAAAACACCTGTATGTACACATGATGGCATTACCTGTAAAAAGttatacaaaatgaaatgtgaacaaCAGAAACAGACATACCTGAAACCATATACCTGTAAACAATCCCCCAAGAGATgccagtaatttaaaaaataaaaaaaagactaaattaaaagaaaaaaatctcaccggcttctccaaaacaactggATGATCTGGCAAAAAGTCAGGTTTCCTTTTAGCAATTGGTGAGCTGGCCAGTTTTATCAGAAACTCTCTGCTGTAGGATATTCtttctgaaagaagaaaacaaggaGACCTACCTCACttggaacatttttatttaaatgctgATAGCTAATTGGTGGTTTAAATCATAACTAGCCTGATACTAAATTACATCACagacagcttaaaaaaaaaaaaaaagttctacaTTTGAAATGACTAAGCACATCAAAGATGTaggaaacaaatttaaaatgtggttagggttatttataaaatattactgATTTGAATATATATTCCAAAACTCTGCAGCACTTATGTATACCATCAGGTTACTATTTCCTgcaaagcaaaatatttacttgtatatatatttttttttttttttaaatatttgagaGTAGTTCTATGTTCAGCAGACTAAAGAGTGATTATAAAATCTCACAAGTTACCTTTCCTAGGTCCTTGACTAGTGTGAAAGTGGATAATTTCATAAAGCTGATCCACCCCAATTCCACTATCCtaacaaagacaaaaagtaaaaaaattctattGTGAAAGATGTAATTTTCATTAGTGCAACAGAATTATCACAGGCAACAGTGTTACTTAgcaaatatactgtaagtataTGTGAAACTGCTTATTGGCAAATCATGCTTCTATGATGTGAAGAAGAGGTTAAGGTCATCAAAAATGGTACATTTGTAGGAACACGTGGATAAAATACATACTAATATGGATATTCATATACATTGAAGaatatgtatattaaatgtcatttattgtACACTGAACTGAGTAACAATTGAAAAATAAAGgagaacaagaaaaaacatACTGGTGTTTTCTCTGTGAAAGGACAAGCCATCTTTTCAATTTCTCCATTTCTCCGGGGTtctaattccaaaaaaaaaaaagagacataaacaaaagaaaacttgGTTGATTATATatagcaaaaaaacaaaaaaaggaaacaaccgCAGTAAAATGAATGGTTCTTTATGACATACTCTGAAAATTCAGCCTATGTAATAAATCTAATCAAGTGTCCTGCTCAAAGAACCAGCAAATTTAGCTGAAGCCAGGACTAATCTCCAAAGGCACCCAAGCCaaagggtttttaaaaaaaaaaaaaaaaaaaaaaaaaaaaaccattgtgACACTAGAAATAATCGCCGTCAAACCAGTTGATCCAGCCATATGATAGTGCGACCTTGGCAGGCGAAGAACTTTCATCTGAGAACCCATTATTAAACTCATtgatacagacacacaatatGCTCAACAGTCACTGAAACCAAAGTGTTTCCAGATTGATACTTTATAGGCTACATTGTCACCGCACATTAGCAAACAATGGGTTGCATCTTTCTATCTATCCACCTGTGGTGATGCACTACGTTTATGAATAAaacgggacagctggtggcatagtggttagagctgtggtcgcgggtttgaatcttacctgtagtacccttgagaaaggtacttaccctaaaaaattgctccagtaaaattacacagctgtatgaatgggtaaataattgtaagtaccttaacaccacaagtctccttggagaaaagcaagctaaataaacaaatgtaaatgtcaaacatGTTCACCAGACTGTGgggtccccccctccccacatcaCCAACAGGACCACTTGCTTCAGAACGATGTACGGATAAACCATCGAGTTTCTAAGAAAGTTTAGTCTAGAGGCACACAAATTCTTGCAATGGGGACCACGGAAAGCACCCCATGCTGGATGACAGCAAACGATTTGTGTAAAACAGAAATCTTAAGTTTCACCTGTGGTGAAagggaaatgtgtgaaattccatcaaagcacaaaacacacacagagaccctACCTTTTGCCCTCTTAGGGTGCGTATAAGATTGAAAAAAAAGCCTCGTTTTAGGCCAGTTCGAATTAAAAGCAGTTCATTTCAGTTGATATGAATGATGAAGATGAGAGGAATGATTGAAACACTTTTTAGTCGTTAATTACCCAGGTCGGCGTTGAGGCGGCGCAGGGGCCTGGCTGGCTGGAGGTGCTTGTTTCCGATCCTCCTCTTGGACAGCTCCACATTTCCACtgaaacacaggacacacacacacacacacacacacacacacacacacacagagtgtacAGGGCAGCTTTCCAATGAACACGACGAATGGAATGGCAGATTAACTGTTCCATATCGAGCCGCAGTACACGAAACTAAACTAAAGTTATAGACAGAATTTAATCGCTAACTAAGCAGACAAATTAGATTCCTGTATCTGTTCGTTAGCTTTTCCcgacacattttcaaaacatccATTTGTGTGATTGTCAACGGCGTTTGTGTATTTCGGCCTGTGTACCTGTCGGTGCCTAGTAATAATTGACACGATTTCAGTTTCCAAACACTCCCAACTACTAGTAGTAGTACATCGACATATCTGACCTGACACGGAAAAAGGGGAGCCTCCTCCCGCCCAAACAGACATTGATTTGGAATAAACGGTGggagtgactttttttttttttttgtcgtttttTTAATCGAGATTTTCCACATGATTTCAAACGCATGGCGGCCGCTGCCGAAACACGTGCACGCGTGTTACCTCGTGCTGGTCAGAACTTCCATGGCGTCTCGAGCCCGACACGTTCTGCTAGGTTACATGGAACGGGTCAGAAGTACCCCCTCTTCACGCAACGAAGCCCCGTCCTCGGTGAAAATGAGAATTGGCCCCAGGagtcccacccccacctcccgtCGTGCCCCGTTTCTCCCGGGTAAATCCGGGTACCTGAACGGCTTTCgacagtgtgtgagtaatgAGTGAGTTTTCCTTCGTCATATTACTTCACTTACGGGTCACTAAGTGTTGTTaggtattttttaaaagtcacaAATACCGTCCCGCATTCCTaacttttttgtaaattcaCGTTAACAGTCCCGTTTAGTTGAACGCACTGTGAAGAAGATACTGAATTATTGAGCAAGGTGACTAGTAGACAGCGTCAGAGAACTCCATTTTACGTCAGAGCACCGTAACACCCTCGACGACGGGCAGTTTGTAGTCACTGTtgacctgaaacgcatgtcctCGAACACACGAGAATAAGGGGAGAACCTGTAAACTCCACActcggattcgaacccacatcccaaTGCACAGACAGGTAGCGGCCTGGGGGCGGCGGCaggcgctacccgctgcaccgccatgcAGACTCGTGGAACATTCATCATTGTGTACCTGTGTCATGTGCATTTTTATGAAGTAGGATTAACTCACCTTTCACCACCATGTCAGTTATTCTTCTTAATTTTAGAATTTCCACTCCTTCATTGACTAAAGGCACAAGAACAAACTGACCGCCCGAGATTTCACGCTCGTACTTGCAGTGTATTTCTGAGGCCTGAAGGGGGCGCGCCACTTCTCGGGTTACCGCACTCGGCACACGCACAGGTTCATTA belongs to Scleropages formosus chromosome 18, fSclFor1.1, whole genome shotgun sequence and includes:
- the gra gene encoding uncharacterized protein C8orf88 homolog; the encoded protein is MEVLTSTSGNVELSKRRIGNKHLQPARPLRRLNADLEPRRNGEIEKMACPFTEKTPDSGIGVDQLYEIIHFHTSQGPRKERISYSREFLIKLASSPIAKRKPDFLPDHPVVLEKPRDPDMPVLFF